In the genome of Rissa tridactyla isolate bRisTri1 chromosome Z, bRisTri1.patW.cur.20221130, whole genome shotgun sequence, the window AGTACTCCTTTCACTTCCCAGAGGCTTGTTGCCTTGGATTTTGAAGATTAAGTGGTCTGCTACTGCTAATGCTGTCACCTCATGGCTACCAATAGCACTTTGTCATTTTATACGAGACTTCAACCTAAGGCTTTAATTTTTACACTTTAAATTCACTGATTGGTCCAAGATTACATGTGAAAACAGGCATGAGCTACTGCATGTAAACATCCGCCAGCTGGCAATTCTGGCAGCTGTGATTAGGAGAACTGTATTTCGAGTAATTGCATACTGTATAAGGTGGATGCCTGCAAATATTTGCCTGAGTGTAGTCTCCCTTTGACATGTGTTAAACATAatatgttttgttctgttctgttttgttctcttctcttctttgcacttctcttctctttgcttctcttctctttctcttctatGGTATggtatgctatgctatgctatgctatgctatgctatccAGGTTCTTATACCCACATATACCAGAAGTATATGGGCAACCTACCCAAATGCCACATACAGTATATATTGGTTGTCTCATCttcttcaaaagagaaaagagcTAAGCATTTAGTTTTGGATCTATCAATTCCCATTTTCATTCATGAAGAAGTggctttcctgctctccagcATAGCTCTTTGTTTCACTTGGCAGCCCACTAGCAGTGTCCTCAGCCCACTTGAGACACAGGATTCCCAAATGGCAAGCTGGTCACATACAAGTTTAGATTGATTcagttcccactgacttcagtggcatTGACTTTTGGTATTCAGAGATTTATTTATGGCtagctttattccttttttcctttcctgtagaTCTTTCTTTAGAGCAGAAATTTCCATCTCTCTGGTGGCTCATCTGCTTCACTGAACTCTTTGGttgtttgctgtttcttgtcAAGGCTCTGGCAGCTTGAATAAAGTCTAAGAGGGGGAACAGGGGAAGTTGagacttttctgtttatttacacTGATTTCATTGAAGAGCAACATCAGGGCACCTCACAGAGTTGGATCAGGATAGAAGCGGTGTAAAGGGGAGGAGAATCAGCACCCCCGGATCCATGTTGAGGCTGTGCAAACGATGCTGGTGATGGATGGGGATTTCCCCCTTTGGTTGTGAGGTCAGGGCAGCTCATTGATCATATTCCTGAACTTCCTGCGGAAGATCCCACAAAATGCTGGTTTCTGTCTGACCTGTTTTTAGTTCTAGCAGTAATTTTTGAGTGAAATGCTGAATTCATCTCCACCTAAATACTGCTTAAAACGTACCATTTTGATGCAGGCAGGAAAAACACTACTGAAACATCTGAGCTTGGCTGTTAAATGGCATGATCTCACTTTATTCCTTAAAGTAACTGTCCACGTCCCcttgaaggggaaggaaaagataTATTCTTTTAAAGATTATGCTTTCTGCAGTGAGACGATTCAGTGTGATTTTCTTCTGGCTGCATGAGCTGTGTTAGCGAGGCAGAGCTGCCCTGTCAGCAGCGTGCCCAGTGTCAGAGCGATCCCTGTCCTGCAGGAAGGTATGCAACCTACtcggggttggttttttttttttttctgtgtgtgtgttgttttttttttctttttcttttggcagaCGACCTTGAGCATTTGAGACGGATGTGAGAGAGATTTTAGTCCTCATGCAAAACAACCAACTAAACATAACAGATTACATCACCTCAGGCTTTTCAATTCCTGGATGGCAGCAGAGTGCTAATCCAACCTTCATCCTGGATTTCATAAACTGAAACAAGGGAGGCTGgcaggagcagcgctgccggattGAGGAAGCTGACGACGGTGCAGCATGTGGGCAACACACTGTATAAAGCTCATAAACTTGTAGGCTGATGTGTGCAGCTACCACTTTGGATTCTGTACTGCTGCTTCCCTCGGCACAAGGCACCAGCAGGCTGAGCATTAAAGCCTGCTCTTTGGGACGGAGCATTTACCCCTGCAAGACATGAAGGGCTTCCTGTTTCTCACACTCCTCCTGATGCCCGTGCACGCTGGAACTGCTTGGAGTGCGAAATACGCAGTAGATTGTCCCGAGCCCTGTGACAGTAACGCATGCAAAAGTACCTTGCGCTGTAAGCGAACAGTGCTGGATGACTGTGGCTGTTGCAGAGTGTGTGCAGCTGCTCTGGGGGAGACTTGCTATCGTACGGTCTCGGGTATGGATGGTGTCAAGTGTGGTCCTGGGCTGAAGTGCCAGTTTTACACAGAGGAGGATGACTTTGGTGATGAATTTGGTATCTGCAAAGGTAACAATATTCACTTTGCATGCACCCACTGTGGCAATTTGACAGCAACCTACATATAGATCTTGCCTCCTGCTTGAAAGAtctaaaatgggatttttccagCTCAGCCCTTAGCCAAGAAGAAAGTGAAAGATACCTGCTGGTATTAAAAGGTGTTACATGTAGGCGGGACCGGGTTATTAATGTGAGAATACTGTTTAGACTTGGGGACATGTGTGAGGAAATACGGATGGGGTGTGCTCGGAGATGACATTTTTGATTGGGATTTGTGGGACCCAGACACTAGTCCCGATCCTTCCGCTGACTTGGTGAGTGGCTTTCTATAAATTGCAAAGACTTTAATCCTGTGAGTTCAACCTTGTCACAGAGTCCCTGCCCCTGCGGGGCTCTCCCTGGGGTGAGGTTGCCTCGGGCactgccagctgcctgcccagggaccaAGTGCTCTCTCTGGGGTCTGGGAGATGGAGATAACATCACTGCTTGGGGATGTTGTCGTCTTTAATTCAACCCTGGCTTTGTGGTGCTCAGCTACCCTAGGGATGTGATCAGGGGAGGCAGAGACCCTCCTGCCTGAGCGACAGGAATAACAGAACAGGAGCTGACTGTGCGATGAGCAGCCAGACACTGCTCTCAGCTTATGCCAGGTATGCTGCATGCTGATTTCTTTAGTTGTAGACTATTATGGCATTTTTCATTTAAGAGCTATCTTCACTCCGTGCAAAAAGGGTAATCTTTAAAAGGACAGAAAGTATTAAATTGCTAAGAAGTAAgatgaaagtttttaaaataaataattttttaaaaaggctttgcaAAGTATGAATGCAGTGGGTTTTCCTGTACTCGTGTACCACCTCAGTAAGTAGGTACAGATATTCTTTGAATAACTTCCTTGAAAATGGAGATGTCTTGGCAGTTAAACATCAGGAGTATTAATAGCCTCAGCTAAAGTAATGACTTAGGATCAGATGCTGCAAAAATCATTCAGGCTGACTCACATGCAGCACACACTTATTTACattggtatttaaaaacaaattcatgTGCATGTTTGAGGGTGAAACCAAAATTCTACTTGTATTTCTAAAAAGTACAATTCTGCATACAGGTAGTATCTTTGGTGCACCCACCATAAAAGTATTTTACTGAGATAGTTGACTGAtcttcagtttattaaaaattacTACAGTGCAAGATGCCACCTGTAATTCTTTTAACAGTTCTTTTGAATAATTATATACTTCTCACTCTCCTCATAGGAATGTCTTTACAATAGTACATTTCAAATGGGAGGGACATGAGATCTGAATCCCTGTAGCTGAATCTTGGAAGCTCTGTagaaaatgtaaagtattttttttccagtgagtcAGTGGAAAATTCTCattaatttcaataaaaaaatatcttgagCTAAAGTTGTAAATTGGTATTTAAGGCTTCTATTGCCCATATATTTATTTGCACTAAATAATATAGATGtcatttctaattcttttttttttttaatctcagttctGAGATAGTACAAtcttgctatatatatatatatgtgaatttTATCAGGCAAAGTATGGGCCCAAGTACTGTTACTTTATACATCCATTTATAGCTATGATATCAGATCACTCACTCTTTTTAATAACTTCCATATTTGTAATAATTCACAGAGTCAGGATGGCTAAATTCTCTCTGGTTGCCTGTAACCGGTTTACTTTGAATTTGTGGAAAAATGACCTGAACTCTCTGTTCTTcaatttcttatttctaaaatgGGTAAAACATGGACAATATATGGACAAAAAGTGCTTCAGAGCACTTTTTTGAGTACTTTTAGTATTATAAGAGTGCATCATATTATTATCAGTAGCAATGTCATTACTGATCAAAACAGACTAAAGAATACTGGTGCTCTGCACTTTTATTAGTAAATACCCTCTAAACCTGAGGTATAACTGTCGCAGTGAAGAGCATGCTCTTGCTTTCTTAGGTCACTGGCAGCTATTTGCTAACTTATTTAGGAGCAGAATCCTGCTGAACAAAATCACCTAACAGCAAAATTGACTCAGATCTCAGTTTTGTCAAACCTGAAGAGCAGCATCAATGCCAGGATTGTTCCACAGGGAGCCAAGTGCATTGGACTGAGACAGGTTTCCATGCTGTTGTGCACAGCTTTGcatcccacctctctgggctgagtggctgagcacctgcagccGGCAGATTGATGCTCCATGTGGTGCATGCTCTCAGCTTGTCCCTCAGGGAGGACTGTGCACGCAAAAACTGTTTTGCTTTCGcaggattttgttttggttttatgtggACAAACAGCAGACCAAAGAGTGTCCTTGCTTGGGAAAGGGAGTATGGTGAAGCTCAGTGAGGTCCTCCAGGCTGGAGGGACTCACTGTGCAGTCCCTAGCAGGGAACTGGTTGATTTTCCAGTGCTTTCCTTTTATAAAAGCATACCCATTAGTCACGGAGAGAACTGTAAAATGACGGTTTCTTTTTGGGGCATTGGCCTCATTTTCGGATAGCCTGGGCTGTATGGCAAACCTAAATATTTGCATTGATTCAAGAGGAGACTGGACAACCTGAGAAGGATAAATCTGTTGTGGGGTGTTATATGCGCAGAAACTATGTCCTGCTCAGGAGATCCCAAAGCTGAACATGGAGGAGAACATGAGGGGGGATATATTTGTGCTTGCCAAGGTCATCTTCTTTCTTAAGTGTTTTGCGGGAACCTGGGCTGGGTGGATCCTTGGTCCAGCCCTCAATGGTCATTCATCTGCCCTTAGGAGATGAATTGGAAACTCTTCAGGACTTGCCAATTAAGGTGACCATGCACCTGGGGTTAGCAAGGACAGCCTGAGCATAAAGACCTTTCTCCTGGGACGTCCCAAACTTCACTTGAGATGAtttcttgtttggggttttggaaAGGGGATGTTGGAGATGGATTTTCCTTGTTTCCATCTCTTCAGCTGTCATTCTGTGAAGGTACCCGGTTCAAGAGCAAGGCAGAGGAAGACAAGGTCTGTGACTGCAGGTTTAAACCCTCTGGGAAGTTATGTGATCTGGCATGTGATATGTGTCAGCTGTGGGATGGGGCAAATCCTCTGCgcctgacttattttttttttcaaaaaacatttggTCGCATCCTGACAGCTGCCCTTTAGTGCTCCTCCGCGGGCGTGCTCAGGGACGGGGGATTCGAGTCGGGGCAGCGTGTGACCAGACGCGCTATAACCAGGCAGGCGTTTTAGCGCCAGCGACCCCTTTGGAGCATGCCCAGCCTTTAGGCTGGAGGTGGAGGTGAGCTCTTTGCCGACTGCCGCGGGaaggcagccctttgctgcctgAGAGGCTGTGGCACAGGGCAGGCTCTCCCGCGGGAGCCGGGAGCCCTCCGTGCGAGGGCGCGGTTGCTGGATAGCTCCCGAGGGCCCCGCCGGGCGCTGCTCCCGGCCACCGGCGGCCCGGCACCGGCAGCGCGTTGCAGCTCCAAATCACGACAGTCGTGCCAGTCAGATAGCATCACGCCCAAAGAGTGAATTCGTGAATTTTCTGAGGTCTTCCTCCTTCCTAAATCCCATGCTGAGCCTTTAACTGCATCCTCTATGATTATATACCTACATATTCACGTTGCCTTTAATTTGCACTTTAATACTGCGAATGTTTCAGAGAAAGATTACCAATAGCACGTTGTAAATAAGCTGTAGAAAAAGTAGTTATGTATATCATGTGTGTCAGGGtttgttaaaatggaaaatacttgtAACAAGCAGTTGGCATGCTGAAACCCTATAGTTAAGGTTTAGCTGACCTCCGCTCAGAAGTGTTCCACTTTTAAGGATACAAGCAGACCAGCTATTAATGGTGCTGCTGGCTGACTTGGATCACTAAGGACTGCTTTGCTCTATTACTCTATTTCAGAGTGTCCCTACGGTACCTATGGAATGGAATGCAGGAAAACCTGCAACTGTCCCTCTGGCATCTGTGACAGAGTAACTGGGAAGTGTTTGAAGTTCCCGTTTTTTCAACTGTCTGCTTCAAAGCCTCCAAATCGAAGAAAAATAGTTTCACACACAGGTAAGACTTCACAGGGCAGCTGGTTTTAGCAGAAATCACCTTGTATGTGATCTACTACCACACTGTACACTGTGCGTGAGTGATGTGCACTTTGGTGGAGCTGTGCAAACAGCTAACAACACAAGGTAcgtttatttttcctatttgcaGCTCCCTTAACATAAGGCAAGGGATTAGGTGGGCTGTGATACAGGGTAAAACCATTTTGAAATCCTAAGATGGGCAAAACACTTTGCAGCTGTTGTGTGCACTGATACACTGTCACCTCTGCAATGGGAGGCTATACTAGGACTTCCATTAGTCAGTTCAGATCTCGATGCATGTAGCTGCTTTGTGTAGAACAGGATTTCACTACGCTGCATTTACTACTGTTAGCTAATATACGGTTAAAatgacatctttttttccatGAGGACAGAGCTTTATACATTTTCAGATGTCAGTGAActgttttatgaaatgttttgttgCAGTCATTTATCACAGTATCTCTGGAATAAGTTCTTACCTTTAAGATTATGTCTGATGCCTGTAACAGAttttcccagaattaaaaaaaaaaaaaaggtgtgtgagAAACTGGAGTGTTCATGAGGCAGGAAGGAGAGATCAACTGAAGTTTTTAAAGCTGGGATTAAAATCTCGTCCTCTTTTATTCTCCACCTGATGATACTGAGGTATATTTGCCTGAACAATGTCTACTCTAAATTTAAACAACAATCAAAATCAATACAAGTGTAAAGATTTTGAATAAATATCAGAGATTTGATCCTAGGCCAACTGGGAGCTTTTCTAGGATGTCATCCAAAagtctttgaattttatttctcctCCAACTGCAGTTTGTGTGTCTTATTTTGATTTTCTCATGTTATATTAAGCTGTCTAGAGTTTGCTGCCTTAATACACGCCTTATCTTTCTCCCACTCTCTGTTTAAAGTTAGACAGAAGCAAGCTTCCTTAGCTTATACTGATACCACACTTAAAATgatctttaaaacaaactttGTTAGATGGATCAATCCTGATCCTTTTGTATTTTCCTATGTGATTGTGCGCTTTTGCCTTTCCAGATTTTGTTTATTAACAAGGGTGCTGAAATAACATGAAAAGAATATTCCCGCCTTGGTTTTTTCTGTATCTAGCCTGTATTTCAAATCTTCCCAGGTAGCCTGTTTTCATCAGTTCCTCCTCCcgtttcctctccctctcttgcCTTTGGTCCCAAACCTTTTGCCGCCTCAGTGTTTAGCAGCTTGTCTGATCCCAGCCAGGatgagttcatagaatcatagaatgatagaatgtgttgggttggaagggacctttaaaggccatctagtccaacccccctgcagtaagcagggacatcttcaactagatcaggttgctcagagcctcatcaagcctggccttgagtgtctccagggatggggcctccaccacctctctgggcaaccccatagaaataaatgaagtttttttACACGTGCAATAGTTTCATATTGACTTCTGTCCTCAGAGGTCCGTCACTGGAAGTAGACTGGGGATGCTGTGGGTAGTACTGCATGGGATGGTCACACGAGGTTTCATTTAATAGCAGTCTTCAGAGGTAGCTATAGCGTCTAGGACAGATCCTCAGCAAACTAAAACAGCTGTGaattcttctgtattttaaacaggCAAGTTTCTGGCCTGTATGTTTTATAAAGACATTATGGCTACATACACCCTAGTAAACTTAATGGTGCCAGAGCGTGTTCCTGTGTATTGCAATTTGACCACCTTCACGATCCAGCAGCAGGGCAGTGGTCGGCATGCTCTCACCCAGCCCAGCTAGCCGTGCCAAACAACCTCAGCCACAGCTGAGGAATCAGTGTCAGCCAGGGATCGTTTCCAGCAGACAAACTGGAtatcttttacctttttttggaAAGTAAGAGAGTTTAATGGCATGCACCAGGCTACTCCACGCCAGCTGGCATCAGTCAGAGAATAGCTCCAGGCATGTTCAATTTACTGCCGTAGCTATTGAGTATGTGCTGCTTGGTCCCATGTCACACTGGAGTGTTACAGTGAGAACAGGAAACTGAACTCAAATCACCCGCCTTACGCTTAAACTATTAGAAAACACATCTGGCTTATGCCATAATTTGGCAGGAATTTTGCAACTAGGTAACTGGAAGCATTTAGGGGGATTCCTGCAAGATTTGTCAGCGAAGGTTTTTCTGACGTATTCCCCAAACCAGGGACATTGCTGCAGGACAGTATTTAAATCCTCTCATTTTAATTAAATCCACctttatttttgtatcttttcagaGAATGACATGGCATCAGGGGATGGCAATTCTGTAAGAGAGGAATTCGTTAAGGAGAAAGCTATTCGCTCTCCGGTAATGAAATGGCTAAATCCTCGCTGATAATTACTTACACTCATAAGACTTTCAAGTGAATGCATTTCTCACAGATTATTGAATATGCAACaacacactttaaaaacaaagtagaTCTATAGCTTATCAAAATGTAACCTCTGAAGGCCAATTGTGATTctgtttttcatgagaaaaatgtttacttAAAAATAGACTGTACAGTGTATATGATTTTTGATATTTGTTTTGATAAGTATTTGAACAGAGAAATGTATTGGGGATTCCTGAATGtatagtaatattaaaaaaaccaacacgatTCAACCCTCCTCATTTAAATAATGCCAGAGGCCAACTTATGCAGCCTGAGGACGTGAAAGCtctcactgaattcagtggaCAGTTTGGGTGAGTGAAACTATTGGTGTGGAGCCAATGTGAAAGAAACGCACACCAACAAATCCCAGGATAGAAAGCAACACCTCTGAATCACAAGAATAATAATAACATAGGAGCACAACAACGTGACTTTAGTAAACCAACGGTAGTTGTTAgtcattttctggtttttggaAGTTTGGTGACAATTTCTCAGAGATAAATACTTCAGTAAGAAAACACCCAACATTTCAGTTCATACATTGTGAAAAACTTAGCCAAGACACTGCAGATTATTGTATTGAGGCGGATTTCTATAGTTAAATTCTGtacagagaaacagcagcttgGTAAATTATACAGGTTTGTATGGGGGGACCTGAAACAAAAGAAGCTGCTTAGTATTATTTAAACATATGTTCCTATAAAGCGGCTCCTTCGGTGCCATTAAGGTGACATCTGCATTTCTTGGGGAAGAGCGGGTCCAACTCCAGAGGCCAGCAAATGGACCCTCATACTTTCCATCTTCATCGCTGGCTGTGGCCCAGCTGCAACTCACAGGGAATTCATCTGATCCAGCGTAGGGGAGGCTTGGACCCTCACTGGGTGCTAGTGCAGCCACACCCTACACTACTCTGGTGCCCAGTCCTTTGTTTCTTACTTACAGGAGCAAGGGGTCACGTTTCAGCCAGGAGAATAACTCACATATGTTAGAGTGTTGTAGGAACTGACATCCCCTCATTCAGTCCAGGCTGGATGATATATTTGTAACATAAAATTCCACACTGAGATGGGTTTGCTAATGTGTCTGGAAACAAGCATATCCTCAGATAATGCAAGCTGATGTAGGTGTGCCAGAGTGAACCAGGATTGCATGAGTTTAGGAACTGCCTCGTAACACAGAGCACTCCCATTGGAAATGTGGTTTGGACTGAATATTTCCTTTGAAATCAATGTGAGCTTTGACCGTGCCTTCAGTGAAAGAGGGAGCACACGGTACCACAGCCAAAGTTCGGTGCAGAATctgaaaacatacttttaaaactACGAACAACAGAAACTCCAAAGCCTTTAAAGCATCCAAATCCTGATCCAAAGCCAAGAAGCACGGTGCCTTcacctggcacagcagcactgaaCTGTGCTGTTCTAGAACAAAAGGATGAAGAGGGTAGCAGACATCCAAATGTCAGTATGGCAGTGCAGGCTCTCCTGCCACGATAAGCTGAGACACACAAACATAAATCTCAAACTGGCATATAGCACATTTTAACCTGTATTGAATGTTTAGGTCTGAGAAGGAGCAATATTATCTTGGGATATTTACAAGCAAGCACATTGATTCTCATCTACTGGTGTCAAAAGAAATCTTTTCTTGATTTCAGTGAGAGCAGGATCAAACCCACGGTCCTTCAGCAGACTGAAGAGAATTATTTAAAGAACGTAGTAAATATTTGCATACATTATTACTATTTTGCAACAGTGTCATATATGACATTATGAGTTCTTGAATGTAAATCCAATAAGCTGGTtggttttaaaaagtatattattattattattgttcaataaaaaaacaaatgaaagcacCGCTGTCTATTGAATCTTTCCATTAACAGCAGAGTGAGGCAGCTCGTGATGCAGATGGTGCGTGCAGACTAGGCACGGTTTTGCTCCCAAACCCACAGAAACAGTTTCACAATGGCTGCATCTATTTCAGTGAATTTGCTGGGGACCATTCTCCATTGCTGACACTGAGTGGTGGCCCGTGTCCAGAATGGTTTGTGTCCATACCATTCGACCATCTTCACCTCCCAAACAAGGTGGCTGGATCCAGGCTGCCTGCAGGAGACAGCCCCTC includes:
- the ESM1 gene encoding endothelial cell-specific molecule 1, with protein sequence MKGFLFLTLLLMPVHAGTAWSAKYAVDCPEPCDSNACKSTLRCKRTVLDDCGCCRVCAAALGETCYRTVSGMDGVKCGPGLKCQFYTEEDDFGDEFGICKECPYGTYGMECRKTCNCPSGICDRVTGKCLKFPFFQLSASKPPNRRKIVSHTENDMASGDGNSVREEFVKEKAIRSPVMKWLNPR